Proteins encoded in a region of the Drosophila sechellia strain sech25 chromosome 2L, ASM438219v1, whole genome shotgun sequence genome:
- the LOC6614553 gene encoding uncharacterized protein LOC6614553 isoform X9 — MNNFTTTTAAAPPKEALPRSGHVNEVCKEWLVREDGALAYKLQSQEINDFYKGNRYRNAVVREDFPTALHEQIKEKEQAQRRVDAYRRRLTEQEEHDKRVAKEIADKLERDLQEQQQKELMQSELIAKQMQEIYVNLPPVPPPVTRDKSRPPPRPAKKLSPEKYDQLVGNFGLGSGSVSGLGSGSGSGSAKAAERHMQQHADDIELYVDPCDYASLREIGLPLEEIQEMSKKLKQEQKDELMARRLQAIESKDCVRQEHRDRLLAIEAQDKELAKMLQDRMNSKKLFSLRYNYLGFKKEKAKAKRAKEKARLRKTQQKEAAEAANGNGSLLCGTNSHCGPLLPLPPDCLSSNANQSQADIDVEAYSNPIDVLNSSREQRPHNGPLTNGSLTRDGGSSSNHSSMQRQQRNMVPIRGEDDIYTLPVDSCRPGPRPLSLHVTEAMPPVQNHNSMTRSEHYGSEAGSHDSSHQSGQDVSPHMKYSKSGNFGIYIKVPVPRRLTCQFKVLEDQIQVKIVKKGPRTSARISEP; from the exons ATGAATAATTTCACAACCACAACAGCAGCCGCACCACCAAAGGAAGCGCTGCCCCGATCAGGACATGTTAATGAGG TGTGCAAGGAGTGGCTCGTGCGAGAGGATGGCGCTCTGGCCTATAAGCTTCAGTCCCAAGAGA TTAATGACTTCTACAAGGGAAATCGGTACAGAAACGCAGTTGTTCGCGAGGACTTTCCAACTGCCCTGCACGAACAAATCAAGGAGAAGGAGCAGGCACAGCGAAGAGTGGATGCCTACAGAAGACGTCTGACAGAACA GGAGGAGCATGACAAGCGAGTGGCCAAAGAAATAGCTGACAAACTGGAGCGTGAtctgcaggagcagcagcaaaaggaGCTGATGCAAAGCGAGTTAATTGCCAAGCAAATGCAG GAAATCTATGTTAATTTGCCGCCCGTACCGCCGCCAGTCACACGGGACAAGAGTCGTCCGCCGCCCCGTCCCGCCAAA AAATTGTCACCCGAGAAATACGATCAACTTGTGGGCAATTTCGGTTTGGGATCTGGATCTGTATCGGGattgggatcgggatcgggatcgggatcggccAAGGCAGCTGAGAGACACATGCAACAACACGCCGATGACATTGAGCTCTATGTGGATCCGTGCGACTATGCGAGTCTGCGGGAGATAGGACTGCCGCTGGAGGAGATCCAGGAGATGAGCAAGAAGCTGAAGCAGGAGCAGAAAGATGAG TTGATGGCTCGCCGTCTGCAGGCAATTGAGTCGAAGGACTGTGTGCGTCAGGAGCACAGGGATCGCCTGCTGGCCATTGAGGCACAGGACAAGGAACTGGCCAAAATGCTGCAGGATAGG ATGAATTccaaaaaattgttttcctTAAGGTACAACTACTTAGGATTCAAAAAG GAAAAGGCCAAAGCCAAGAGGGCCAAGGAGAAAGCTCGTCTGCGAAAAACTCAGCAGAAGGAAGCCGCAGAGGCTGCCAATGGAAACGGTAGTCTGCTTTGTGGCACCAATTCCCACTGCGGTCCACTGCTACCACTGCCCCCGGATTGCCTTTCCAGCAATGCCAATCAGTCGCAGGCCGACATCGATGTGGAGGCCTACTCCAATCCCATAGACGTGCTCAACAGTAGTCGTGAACAGCGGCCCCACAACGGACCTTTGACCAATGGCAGCCTGACCAGAGATGGGGGCTCAAGCTCCAATCACAGTTCCATGCAGAGGCAACAAAGGAACATGGTGCCCATAAGGGGCGAAGATGATATCTACACACTGCCCGTGGACAGTTGTAGGCCAGGTCCAAGGCCTCTTTCATTGCACGTGACGGAGGCAATGCCACCAGTTCAAAACCACAACTCCATGACTAG GTCCGAACATTATGGATCAGAAGCCGGATCCCACGACAGCTCGCATCAGAGTGGCCAAGACGTATCGCCACACATGAAGTACTCCAAGTCCGGCAATTTcggtatatat ATCAAAGTGCCAGTCCCACGCCGCCTTACATGCCAATTCAAGGTACTCGAAGATCAAATTCAAGTGAAGATCGTAAAAAAAGGTCCAAGGACAAGTGCACGCATCAGTGAACCATAA
- the LOC6614553 gene encoding basic-leucine zipper transcription factor A isoform X4 has translation MNNFTTTTAAAPPKEALPRSGHVNEVCKEWLVREDGALAYKLQSQEINDFYKGNRYRNAVVREDFPTALHEQIKEKEQAQRRVDAYRRRLTEQEEHDKRVAKEIADKLERDLQEQQQKELMQSELIAKQMQEIYVNLPPVPPPVTRDKSRPPPRPAKASIHLQQQQQTQQTQSTQQQHQPEPSTSQQARYHSQLQQPQQQPLQLQQQHFSQTDNYVGLSLIPNIVDLPGAAAACTTPSRNAQAQNQLLQPPQQQHQSSSPARRARAPTNATTSATTNMPSTSSITQHPPTHTAHPADIDELVDYADVADSIRDYNIAATSAAATSASVVDAAATSLQKQRSPSHENLLRTEPKFQKLSPEKYDQLVGNFGLGSGSVSGLGSGSGSGSAKAAERHMQQHADDIELYVDPCDYASLREIGLPLEEIQEMSKKLKQEQKDELMARRLQAIESKDCVRQEHRDRLLAIEAQDKELAKMLQDRMNSKKLFSLRYNYLGFKKEKAKAKRAKEKARLRKTQQKEAAEAANGNGSLLCGTNSHCGPLLPLPPDCLSSNANQSQADIDVEAYSNPIDVLNSSREQRPHNGPLTNGSLTRDGGSSSNHSSMQRQQRNMVPIRGEDDIYTLPVDSCRPGPRPLSLHVTEAMPPVQNHNSMTRSEHYGSEAGSHDSSHQSGQDVSPHMKYSKSGNFGIYIKVPVPRRLTCQFKVLEDQIQVKIVKKGPRTSARISEP, from the exons ATGAATAATTTCACAACCACAACAGCAGCCGCACCACCAAAGGAAGCGCTGCCCCGATCAGGACATGTTAATGAGG TGTGCAAGGAGTGGCTCGTGCGAGAGGATGGCGCTCTGGCCTATAAGCTTCAGTCCCAAGAGA TTAATGACTTCTACAAGGGAAATCGGTACAGAAACGCAGTTGTTCGCGAGGACTTTCCAACTGCCCTGCACGAACAAATCAAGGAGAAGGAGCAGGCACAGCGAAGAGTGGATGCCTACAGAAGACGTCTGACAGAACA GGAGGAGCATGACAAGCGAGTGGCCAAAGAAATAGCTGACAAACTGGAGCGTGAtctgcaggagcagcagcaaaaggaGCTGATGCAAAGCGAGTTAATTGCCAAGCAAATGCAG GAAATCTATGTTAATTTGCCGCCCGTACCGCCGCCAGTCACACGGGACAAGAGTCGTCCGCCGCCCCGTCCCGCCAAAGCAAGTATACacctgcaacagcagcagcagacacAACAGACACAGTcgacacagcagcaacatcagccaGAGCCGAGCACCTCACAGCAGGCTAGATATCACAgtcagctgcagcagccgcagcagcaaccgttgcagctgcagcagcaacacttcTCACAAACAGACAACTATGTAGGATTATCGCTTATACCAAATATTGTTGACTTGCCgggggcagcagcagcatgcaCCACTCCCAGTAGAAATGCACAGGCACAAAACCAGCTGTTG cagccgccgcagcagcaacatcaatcATCATCGCCGGCACGTCGGGCACGGGCACCAACAAATGCCACCACATCTGCAACAACTAACATGCCCAGCACTTCATCCATAACTCagcacccacccacacacaccgCACACCCGGCTGACATCGATGAGCTGGTGGACTATGCCGATGTTGCTGACAGCATTCGCGACTACAACATCGCTGCCACGAGCGCGGCAGCAACATCGGCCAGCGTTGTCGATGCAGCTGCAACATCACTCCAGAAACAACGCTCCCCGTCACACGAAAATCTCCTAAGAACCGAACCGAAATTTCAGAAATTGTCACCCGAGAAATACGATCAACTTGTGGGCAATTTCGGTTTGGGATCTGGATCTGTATCGGGattgggatcgggatcgggatcgggatcggccAAGGCAGCTGAGAGACACATGCAACAACACGCCGATGACATTGAGCTCTATGTGGATCCGTGCGACTATGCGAGTCTGCGGGAGATAGGACTGCCGCTGGAGGAGATCCAGGAGATGAGCAAGAAGCTGAAGCAGGAGCAGAAAGATGAG TTGATGGCTCGCCGTCTGCAGGCAATTGAGTCGAAGGACTGTGTGCGTCAGGAGCACAGGGATCGCCTGCTGGCCATTGAGGCACAGGACAAGGAACTGGCCAAAATGCTGCAGGATAGG ATGAATTccaaaaaattgttttcctTAAGGTACAACTACTTAGGATTCAAAAAG GAAAAGGCCAAAGCCAAGAGGGCCAAGGAGAAAGCTCGTCTGCGAAAAACTCAGCAGAAGGAAGCCGCAGAGGCTGCCAATGGAAACGGTAGTCTGCTTTGTGGCACCAATTCCCACTGCGGTCCACTGCTACCACTGCCCCCGGATTGCCTTTCCAGCAATGCCAATCAGTCGCAGGCCGACATCGATGTGGAGGCCTACTCCAATCCCATAGACGTGCTCAACAGTAGTCGTGAACAGCGGCCCCACAACGGACCTTTGACCAATGGCAGCCTGACCAGAGATGGGGGCTCAAGCTCCAATCACAGTTCCATGCAGAGGCAACAAAGGAACATGGTGCCCATAAGGGGCGAAGATGATATCTACACACTGCCCGTGGACAGTTGTAGGCCAGGTCCAAGGCCTCTTTCATTGCACGTGACGGAGGCAATGCCACCAGTTCAAAACCACAACTCCATGACTAG GTCCGAACATTATGGATCAGAAGCCGGATCCCACGACAGCTCGCATCAGAGTGGCCAAGACGTATCGCCACACATGAAGTACTCCAAGTCCGGCAATTTcggtatatat ATCAAAGTGCCAGTCCCACGCCGCCTTACATGCCAATTCAAGGTACTCGAAGATCAAATTCAAGTGAAGATCGTAAAAAAAGGTCCAAGGACAAGTGCACGCATCAGTGAACCATAA
- the LOC6614553 gene encoding basic-leucine zipper transcription factor A isoform X1 gives MNNFTTTTAAAPPKEALPRSGHVNEVCKEWLVREDGALAYKLQSQEINDFYKGNRYRNAVVREDFPTALHEQIKEKEQAQRRVDAYRRRLTEQEEHDKRVAKEIADKLERDLQEQQQKELMQSELIAKQMQEIYVNLPPVPPPVTRDKSRPPPRPAKASIHLQQQQQTQQTQSTQQQHQPEPSTSQQARYHSQLQQPQQQPLQLQQQHFSQTDNYVGLSLIPNIVDLPGAAAACTTPSRNAQAQNQLLVSDVLSSPQQQQQHHSRFHHAQQPPQQQHQSSSPARRARAPTNATTSATTNMPSTSSITQHPPTHTAHPADIDELVDYADVADSIRDYNIAATSAAATSASVVDAAATSLQKQRSPSHENLLRTEPKFQKLSPEKYDQLVGNFGLGSGSVSGLGSGSGSGSAKAAERHMQQHADDIELYVDPCDYASLREIGLPLEEIQEMSKKLKQEQKDELMARRLQAIESKDCVRQEHRDRLLAIEAQDKELAKMLQDRMNSKKLFSLRYNYLGFKKEKAKAKRAKEKARLRKTQQKEAAEAANGNGSLLCGTNSHCGPLLPLPPDCLSSNANQSQADIDVEAYSNPIDVLNSSREQRPHNGPLTNGSLTRDGGSSSNHSSMQRQQRNMVPIRGEDDIYTLPVDSCRPGPRPLSLHVTEAMPPVQNHNSMTRSEHYGSEAGSHDSSHQSGQDVSPHMKYSKSGNFGIYIKVPVPRRLTCQFKVLEDQIQVKIVKKGPRTSARISEP, from the exons ATGAATAATTTCACAACCACAACAGCAGCCGCACCACCAAAGGAAGCGCTGCCCCGATCAGGACATGTTAATGAGG TGTGCAAGGAGTGGCTCGTGCGAGAGGATGGCGCTCTGGCCTATAAGCTTCAGTCCCAAGAGA TTAATGACTTCTACAAGGGAAATCGGTACAGAAACGCAGTTGTTCGCGAGGACTTTCCAACTGCCCTGCACGAACAAATCAAGGAGAAGGAGCAGGCACAGCGAAGAGTGGATGCCTACAGAAGACGTCTGACAGAACA GGAGGAGCATGACAAGCGAGTGGCCAAAGAAATAGCTGACAAACTGGAGCGTGAtctgcaggagcagcagcaaaaggaGCTGATGCAAAGCGAGTTAATTGCCAAGCAAATGCAG GAAATCTATGTTAATTTGCCGCCCGTACCGCCGCCAGTCACACGGGACAAGAGTCGTCCGCCGCCCCGTCCCGCCAAAGCAAGTATACacctgcaacagcagcagcagacacAACAGACACAGTcgacacagcagcaacatcagccaGAGCCGAGCACCTCACAGCAGGCTAGATATCACAgtcagctgcagcagccgcagcagcaaccgttgcagctgcagcagcaacacttcTCACAAACAGACAACTATGTAGGATTATCGCTTATACCAAATATTGTTGACTTGCCgggggcagcagcagcatgcaCCACTCCCAGTAGAAATGCACAGGCACAAAACCAGCTGTTGGTGAGTGATGTGTTATCAtcgccacagcagcagcagcaacatcactCACGTTTTCACCACGCACAgcagccgccgcagcagcaacatcaatcATCATCGCCGGCACGTCGGGCACGGGCACCAACAAATGCCACCACATCTGCAACAACTAACATGCCCAGCACTTCATCCATAACTCagcacccacccacacacaccgCACACCCGGCTGACATCGATGAGCTGGTGGACTATGCCGATGTTGCTGACAGCATTCGCGACTACAACATCGCTGCCACGAGCGCGGCAGCAACATCGGCCAGCGTTGTCGATGCAGCTGCAACATCACTCCAGAAACAACGCTCCCCGTCACACGAAAATCTCCTAAGAACCGAACCGAAATTTCAGAAATTGTCACCCGAGAAATACGATCAACTTGTGGGCAATTTCGGTTTGGGATCTGGATCTGTATCGGGattgggatcgggatcgggatcgggatcggccAAGGCAGCTGAGAGACACATGCAACAACACGCCGATGACATTGAGCTCTATGTGGATCCGTGCGACTATGCGAGTCTGCGGGAGATAGGACTGCCGCTGGAGGAGATCCAGGAGATGAGCAAGAAGCTGAAGCAGGAGCAGAAAGATGAG TTGATGGCTCGCCGTCTGCAGGCAATTGAGTCGAAGGACTGTGTGCGTCAGGAGCACAGGGATCGCCTGCTGGCCATTGAGGCACAGGACAAGGAACTGGCCAAAATGCTGCAGGATAGG ATGAATTccaaaaaattgttttcctTAAGGTACAACTACTTAGGATTCAAAAAG GAAAAGGCCAAAGCCAAGAGGGCCAAGGAGAAAGCTCGTCTGCGAAAAACTCAGCAGAAGGAAGCCGCAGAGGCTGCCAATGGAAACGGTAGTCTGCTTTGTGGCACCAATTCCCACTGCGGTCCACTGCTACCACTGCCCCCGGATTGCCTTTCCAGCAATGCCAATCAGTCGCAGGCCGACATCGATGTGGAGGCCTACTCCAATCCCATAGACGTGCTCAACAGTAGTCGTGAACAGCGGCCCCACAACGGACCTTTGACCAATGGCAGCCTGACCAGAGATGGGGGCTCAAGCTCCAATCACAGTTCCATGCAGAGGCAACAAAGGAACATGGTGCCCATAAGGGGCGAAGATGATATCTACACACTGCCCGTGGACAGTTGTAGGCCAGGTCCAAGGCCTCTTTCATTGCACGTGACGGAGGCAATGCCACCAGTTCAAAACCACAACTCCATGACTAG GTCCGAACATTATGGATCAGAAGCCGGATCCCACGACAGCTCGCATCAGAGTGGCCAAGACGTATCGCCACACATGAAGTACTCCAAGTCCGGCAATTTcggtatatat ATCAAAGTGCCAGTCCCACGCCGCCTTACATGCCAATTCAAGGTACTCGAAGATCAAATTCAAGTGAAGATCGTAAAAAAAGGTCCAAGGACAAGTGCACGCATCAGTGAACCATAA
- the LOC6614553 gene encoding uncharacterized protein LOC6614553 isoform X8, producing the protein MNNFTTTTAAAPPKEALPRSGHVNEVCKEWLVREDGALAYKLQSQEINDFYKGNRYRNAVVREDFPTALHEQIKEKEQAQRRVDAYRRRLTEQEEHDKRVAKEIADKLERDLQEQQQKELMQSELIAKQMQEIYVNLPPVPPPVTRDKSRPPPRPAKASIHLQQQQQTQQTQSTQQQHQPEPSTSQQARYHSQLQQPQQQPLQLQQQHFSQTDNYKLSPEKYDQLVGNFGLGSGSVSGLGSGSGSGSAKAAERHMQQHADDIELYVDPCDYASLREIGLPLEEIQEMSKKLKQEQKDELMARRLQAIESKDCVRQEHRDRLLAIEAQDKELAKMLQDRMNSKKLFSLRYNYLGFKKEKAKAKRAKEKARLRKTQQKEAAEAANGNGSLLCGTNSHCGPLLPLPPDCLSSNANQSQADIDVEAYSNPIDVLNSSREQRPHNGPLTNGSLTRDGGSSSNHSSMQRQQRNMVPIRGEDDIYTLPVDSCRPGPRPLSLHVTEAMPPVQNHNSMTRSEHYGSEAGSHDSSHQSGQDVSPHMKYSKSGNFGIYIKVPVPRRLTCQFKVLEDQIQVKIVKKGPRTSARISEP; encoded by the exons ATGAATAATTTCACAACCACAACAGCAGCCGCACCACCAAAGGAAGCGCTGCCCCGATCAGGACATGTTAATGAGG TGTGCAAGGAGTGGCTCGTGCGAGAGGATGGCGCTCTGGCCTATAAGCTTCAGTCCCAAGAGA TTAATGACTTCTACAAGGGAAATCGGTACAGAAACGCAGTTGTTCGCGAGGACTTTCCAACTGCCCTGCACGAACAAATCAAGGAGAAGGAGCAGGCACAGCGAAGAGTGGATGCCTACAGAAGACGTCTGACAGAACA GGAGGAGCATGACAAGCGAGTGGCCAAAGAAATAGCTGACAAACTGGAGCGTGAtctgcaggagcagcagcaaaaggaGCTGATGCAAAGCGAGTTAATTGCCAAGCAAATGCAG GAAATCTATGTTAATTTGCCGCCCGTACCGCCGCCAGTCACACGGGACAAGAGTCGTCCGCCGCCCCGTCCCGCCAAAGCAAGTATACacctgcaacagcagcagcagacacAACAGACACAGTcgacacagcagcaacatcagccaGAGCCGAGCACCTCACAGCAGGCTAGATATCACAgtcagctgcagcagccgcagcagcaaccgttgcagctgcagcagcaacacttcTCACAAACAGACAACTAT AAATTGTCACCCGAGAAATACGATCAACTTGTGGGCAATTTCGGTTTGGGATCTGGATCTGTATCGGGattgggatcgggatcgggatcgggatcggccAAGGCAGCTGAGAGACACATGCAACAACACGCCGATGACATTGAGCTCTATGTGGATCCGTGCGACTATGCGAGTCTGCGGGAGATAGGACTGCCGCTGGAGGAGATCCAGGAGATGAGCAAGAAGCTGAAGCAGGAGCAGAAAGATGAG TTGATGGCTCGCCGTCTGCAGGCAATTGAGTCGAAGGACTGTGTGCGTCAGGAGCACAGGGATCGCCTGCTGGCCATTGAGGCACAGGACAAGGAACTGGCCAAAATGCTGCAGGATAGG ATGAATTccaaaaaattgttttcctTAAGGTACAACTACTTAGGATTCAAAAAG GAAAAGGCCAAAGCCAAGAGGGCCAAGGAGAAAGCTCGTCTGCGAAAAACTCAGCAGAAGGAAGCCGCAGAGGCTGCCAATGGAAACGGTAGTCTGCTTTGTGGCACCAATTCCCACTGCGGTCCACTGCTACCACTGCCCCCGGATTGCCTTTCCAGCAATGCCAATCAGTCGCAGGCCGACATCGATGTGGAGGCCTACTCCAATCCCATAGACGTGCTCAACAGTAGTCGTGAACAGCGGCCCCACAACGGACCTTTGACCAATGGCAGCCTGACCAGAGATGGGGGCTCAAGCTCCAATCACAGTTCCATGCAGAGGCAACAAAGGAACATGGTGCCCATAAGGGGCGAAGATGATATCTACACACTGCCCGTGGACAGTTGTAGGCCAGGTCCAAGGCCTCTTTCATTGCACGTGACGGAGGCAATGCCACCAGTTCAAAACCACAACTCCATGACTAG GTCCGAACATTATGGATCAGAAGCCGGATCCCACGACAGCTCGCATCAGAGTGGCCAAGACGTATCGCCACACATGAAGTACTCCAAGTCCGGCAATTTcggtatatat ATCAAAGTGCCAGTCCCACGCCGCCTTACATGCCAATTCAAGGTACTCGAAGATCAAATTCAAGTGAAGATCGTAAAAAAAGGTCCAAGGACAAGTGCACGCATCAGTGAACCATAA
- the LOC6614553 gene encoding basic-leucine zipper transcription factor A isoform X6: MNNFTTTTAAAPPKEALPRSGHVNEVCKEWLVREDGALAYKLQSQEINDFYKGNRYRNAVVREDFPTALHEQIKEKEQAQRRVDAYRRRLTEQEEHDKRVAKEIADKLERDLQEQQQKELMQSELIAKQMQEIYVNLPPVPPPVTRDKSRPPPRPAKASIHLQQQQQTQQTQSTQQQHQPEPSTSQQARYHSQLQQPQQQPLQLQQQHFSQTDNYVGLSLIPNIVDLPGAAAACTTPSRNAQAQNQLLPPQQQHQSSSPARRARAPTNATTSATTNMPSTSSITQHPPTHTAHPADIDELVDYADVADSIRDYNIAATSAAATSASVVDAAATSLQKQRSPSHENLLRTEPKFQKLSPEKYDQLVGNFGLGSGSVSGLGSGSGSGSAKAAERHMQQHADDIELYVDPCDYASLREIGLPLEEIQEMSKKLKQEQKDELMARRLQAIESKDCVRQEHRDRLLAIEAQDKELAKMLQDRMNSKKLFSLRYNYLGFKKEKAKAKRAKEKARLRKTQQKEAAEAANGNGSLLCGTNSHCGPLLPLPPDCLSSNANQSQADIDVEAYSNPIDVLNSSREQRPHNGPLTNGSLTRDGGSSSNHSSMQRQQRNMVPIRGEDDIYTLPVDSCRPGPRPLSLHVTEAMPPVQNHNSMTRSEHYGSEAGSHDSSHQSGQDVSPHMKYSKSGNFGIYIKVPVPRRLTCQFKVLEDQIQVKIVKKGPRTSARISEP, translated from the exons ATGAATAATTTCACAACCACAACAGCAGCCGCACCACCAAAGGAAGCGCTGCCCCGATCAGGACATGTTAATGAGG TGTGCAAGGAGTGGCTCGTGCGAGAGGATGGCGCTCTGGCCTATAAGCTTCAGTCCCAAGAGA TTAATGACTTCTACAAGGGAAATCGGTACAGAAACGCAGTTGTTCGCGAGGACTTTCCAACTGCCCTGCACGAACAAATCAAGGAGAAGGAGCAGGCACAGCGAAGAGTGGATGCCTACAGAAGACGTCTGACAGAACA GGAGGAGCATGACAAGCGAGTGGCCAAAGAAATAGCTGACAAACTGGAGCGTGAtctgcaggagcagcagcaaaaggaGCTGATGCAAAGCGAGTTAATTGCCAAGCAAATGCAG GAAATCTATGTTAATTTGCCGCCCGTACCGCCGCCAGTCACACGGGACAAGAGTCGTCCGCCGCCCCGTCCCGCCAAAGCAAGTATACacctgcaacagcagcagcagacacAACAGACACAGTcgacacagcagcaacatcagccaGAGCCGAGCACCTCACAGCAGGCTAGATATCACAgtcagctgcagcagccgcagcagcaaccgttgcagctgcagcagcaacacttcTCACAAACAGACAACTATGTAGGATTATCGCTTATACCAAATATTGTTGACTTGCCgggggcagcagcagcatgcaCCACTCCCAGTAGAAATGCACAGGCACAAAACCAGCTGTTG ccgccgcagcagcaacatcaatcATCATCGCCGGCACGTCGGGCACGGGCACCAACAAATGCCACCACATCTGCAACAACTAACATGCCCAGCACTTCATCCATAACTCagcacccacccacacacaccgCACACCCGGCTGACATCGATGAGCTGGTGGACTATGCCGATGTTGCTGACAGCATTCGCGACTACAACATCGCTGCCACGAGCGCGGCAGCAACATCGGCCAGCGTTGTCGATGCAGCTGCAACATCACTCCAGAAACAACGCTCCCCGTCACACGAAAATCTCCTAAGAACCGAACCGAAATTTCAGAAATTGTCACCCGAGAAATACGATCAACTTGTGGGCAATTTCGGTTTGGGATCTGGATCTGTATCGGGattgggatcgggatcgggatcgggatcggccAAGGCAGCTGAGAGACACATGCAACAACACGCCGATGACATTGAGCTCTATGTGGATCCGTGCGACTATGCGAGTCTGCGGGAGATAGGACTGCCGCTGGAGGAGATCCAGGAGATGAGCAAGAAGCTGAAGCAGGAGCAGAAAGATGAG TTGATGGCTCGCCGTCTGCAGGCAATTGAGTCGAAGGACTGTGTGCGTCAGGAGCACAGGGATCGCCTGCTGGCCATTGAGGCACAGGACAAGGAACTGGCCAAAATGCTGCAGGATAGG ATGAATTccaaaaaattgttttcctTAAGGTACAACTACTTAGGATTCAAAAAG GAAAAGGCCAAAGCCAAGAGGGCCAAGGAGAAAGCTCGTCTGCGAAAAACTCAGCAGAAGGAAGCCGCAGAGGCTGCCAATGGAAACGGTAGTCTGCTTTGTGGCACCAATTCCCACTGCGGTCCACTGCTACCACTGCCCCCGGATTGCCTTTCCAGCAATGCCAATCAGTCGCAGGCCGACATCGATGTGGAGGCCTACTCCAATCCCATAGACGTGCTCAACAGTAGTCGTGAACAGCGGCCCCACAACGGACCTTTGACCAATGGCAGCCTGACCAGAGATGGGGGCTCAAGCTCCAATCACAGTTCCATGCAGAGGCAACAAAGGAACATGGTGCCCATAAGGGGCGAAGATGATATCTACACACTGCCCGTGGACAGTTGTAGGCCAGGTCCAAGGCCTCTTTCATTGCACGTGACGGAGGCAATGCCACCAGTTCAAAACCACAACTCCATGACTAG GTCCGAACATTATGGATCAGAAGCCGGATCCCACGACAGCTCGCATCAGAGTGGCCAAGACGTATCGCCACACATGAAGTACTCCAAGTCCGGCAATTTcggtatatat ATCAAAGTGCCAGTCCCACGCCGCCTTACATGCCAATTCAAGGTACTCGAAGATCAAATTCAAGTGAAGATCGTAAAAAAAGGTCCAAGGACAAGTGCACGCATCAGTGAACCATAA